In Phycisphaerae bacterium, the following proteins share a genomic window:
- a CDS encoding MjaI family restriction endonuclease, translated as MPKEWILNGANMRWGLTRKNKVGPVAEHIRKCAPKKVEEWEQYYYSNVYAREHLEQLGRTLFIKVTEICHAEIESITEQDCINFLIDLVISRTFDGYKSEIQTIYGRLEKELGVKILPAPDEWDRGYNVDFYIDVKGSYVGLQIKPAGFAYITQIINELEFQKSTHEKFTKKYGGKVFYIISITEGKNKIIHNPQVIPEIQQEIKRLSEK; from the coding sequence ATGCCTAAAGAATGGATACTAAACGGCGCAAATATGCGATGGGGACTTACACGCAAGAATAAAGTTGGCCCTGTCGCTGAGCATATAAGAAAATGTGCCCCGAAGAAAGTGGAAGAGTGGGAGCAATATTATTATTCAAACGTATATGCTCGGGAACATTTAGAGCAGCTTGGCAGGACACTGTTTATAAAAGTGACAGAAATTTGCCATGCTGAGATAGAAAGCATCACCGAACAGGATTGTATTAACTTTTTAATTGACCTTGTTATTTCGAGAACATTCGATGGTTACAAATCTGAAATTCAAACTATTTATGGCCGTCTCGAAAAAGAATTGGGAGTAAAAATCCTCCCTGCGCCTGATGAATGGGACAGAGGTTATAACGTTGATTTCTATATTGATGTCAAAGGAAGCTACGTCGGCCTACAAATTAAACCGGCTGGTTTCGCTTATATTACACAAATAATAAATGAGCTCGAATTCCAAAAAAGTACACATGAGAAATTCACAAAAAAATATGGGGGTAAAGTTTTTTACATTATTTCGATAACCGAAGGAAAAAACAAAATCATTCACAATCCTCAAGTTATCCCTGAAATTCAGCAGGAAATAAAACGATTAAGCGAAAAGTGA
- a CDS encoding DNA methyltransferase, translating to MTKHKIIIGDSRQMTEIDDKSIQLIITSPPYWQLKDYGNGGQIGFDDTYENYINNLNLVWSECFRTLEDGCRLCINIGDQFARSVYYGRYKIIPIRTEIIKFCETIGFDYMGAIIWQKVTTCNTTGGATIMGSFPYPRNGIIKIDYEFILIFKKPGICKAVPRGIKDKSKLTTEEWNQYFVGHWNIPGEKQNGHLAMFPEEIPRRLIKMFSFIGDTILDPFIGSGTTSLAAKNLERNSIGYEINPNFIPVIKEKLGLKEKEFFDKFSIELAQNREDEIDWKEEINKLPYVFKDPVKFDKKIDPRKLQFGSKINGDSQKRQDYHNVKKVISPIELELDDGLKIRLIGIKEKAEKKAQAIEFLQSKTKGQKVFMKFGHTKHDSQNNLLCYLYLQNKTFINRHLLKQGFVEADNTARQLN from the coding sequence ATGACAAAACACAAAATTATAATCGGTGATTCAAGACAAATGACTGAAATAGATGATAAATCTATTCAGCTTATCATAACTTCGCCTCCTTACTGGCAATTAAAAGATTATGGCAACGGCGGTCAGATAGGTTTTGACGATACTTACGAAAATTATATAAACAATCTTAACCTTGTATGGAGCGAGTGTTTCCGAACACTCGAGGATGGATGCCGATTATGTATAAATATCGGCGATCAATTTGCGAGGTCGGTTTATTATGGCAGATATAAAATAATTCCAATCCGCACCGAAATAATCAAATTCTGTGAAACAATAGGGTTCGATTATATGGGGGCTATTATTTGGCAAAAGGTCACAACCTGTAACACTACCGGCGGTGCTACGATTATGGGTTCTTTCCCGTATCCGCGAAACGGAATTATCAAAATCGATTATGAATTCATTCTGATTTTTAAAAAGCCCGGCATTTGCAAAGCAGTGCCAAGAGGTATCAAAGACAAATCAAAACTGACCACTGAAGAATGGAATCAGTATTTTGTCGGCCATTGGAATATCCCAGGTGAAAAACAAAATGGCCATCTGGCAATGTTTCCGGAAGAAATCCCCCGCCGGCTTATTAAAATGTTTAGTTTTATCGGCGATACAATATTGGACCCGTTTATCGGGAGCGGGACAACATCTCTGGCAGCAAAAAACCTCGAAAGAAATTCAATAGGGTATGAAATAAACCCTAATTTCATACCTGTTATCAAAGAAAAACTTGGTTTAAAGGAAAAAGAATTTTTTGATAAGTTCAGCATCGAACTTGCACAAAACAGAGAGGATGAAATTGACTGGAAAGAGGAAATAAATAAATTGCCTTATGTTTTTAAAGATCCCGTAAAATTCGACAAAAAAATCGACCCTCGGAAATTACAGTTTGGTTCTAAAATTAATGGCGATAGCCAAAAAAGACAGGATTATCATAATGTAAAAAAGGTTATTTCTCCTATAGAACTCGAACTTGATGACGGTCTGAAAATTCGCCTGATAGGTATAAAAGAAAAAGCTGAAAAGAAAGCCCAAGCTATTGAATTTTTGCAGTCGAAAACCAAAGGCCAGAAAGTTTTTATGAAATTCGGCCATACGAAACACGACAGCCAAAATAACCTGTTGTGTTATTTGTATTTACAAAATAAAACTTTTATTAACCGCCATCTGCTTAAACAAGGCTTTGTGGAAGCAGATAACACTGCACGGCAGCTTAACTGA
- a CDS encoding formate--tetrahydrofolate ligase gives MKLDPTKMKDWQIAEAAEQSMKPVSQLAKELGLADDEVLPMGRQLARIDYVKVLERLKGQTKPSAKYIDVTAITPTPLGEGKSTTTIGLIEGMGKLGKKATGAIRQPSGGPTFNIKGSAAGGGLAQCIPLVPFSIRLTGDIDCITNAHNLAMVALTSRMQHERNYTDEQLAKRNLKRLDIDPDQVQMKWVMDFCAQSLRNITIGKGGKMDGYEMESGFAIAVSSELMAILALARDLKDLRERISKIVVAYSKSGNEVTTADLEVDGAMTAWMLETLNPSLLQTIEGQPVFVHAGPFANIAIGQSSIIADRVATKLSEYHVTESGFGADIGFEKFWNLKCRMSGLKPDAVVIVATIRALKMHGGGPVVKPGLPLDKEYTKENLKWVEDGCDNLIAHIETVKKSGVRPVVCINGFSADTKAEIELARKISEQNGALAAYSEHWLKGGDGAIELAETVIAACKEKSKFKFLYELGTPLRKQVELIAKEVYGADGVTYTEEALKKAEALEKNEDFKNFGTCMVKTHLSLSHNPDFKGRPKGWKLPIRDFMVYKGAGFIVPLAGEIKLMPGTSSDPAFRRIDVDLKTGKVTGMF, from the coding sequence ATGAAACTTGACCCAACCAAGATGAAGGATTGGCAGATTGCTGAAGCGGCAGAGCAATCTATGAAACCCGTCAGTCAGTTGGCTAAAGAATTAGGATTGGCCGACGATGAGGTGCTGCCGATGGGACGGCAGTTAGCACGTATCGATTATGTCAAGGTCTTAGAAAGACTGAAAGGTCAAACCAAGCCAAGCGCAAAATACATCGACGTTACCGCCATCACTCCTACGCCTTTGGGAGAAGGGAAGAGCACGACAACAATCGGATTGATTGAAGGGATGGGGAAATTAGGTAAAAAGGCGACCGGCGCCATTCGACAGCCAAGCGGCGGCCCGACATTTAACATCAAAGGTTCGGCAGCAGGAGGCGGGCTGGCCCAATGTATTCCGCTGGTGCCGTTTTCAATTCGTCTTACCGGCGATATCGACTGCATCACGAACGCACACAATTTGGCAATGGTGGCACTGACCAGCCGAATGCAGCACGAGAGAAACTATACTGATGAGCAGTTAGCAAAAAGAAATTTAAAGAGATTAGATATCGACCCGGATCAGGTACAAATGAAATGGGTGATGGATTTTTGCGCACAATCACTTCGCAATATAACTATCGGCAAAGGCGGCAAGATGGACGGCTATGAGATGGAATCCGGATTTGCCATCGCGGTCTCGAGCGAACTGATGGCGATACTGGCGCTGGCCAGAGACCTGAAGGACCTGCGGGAAAGAATTAGTAAAATCGTAGTCGCATACAGCAAAAGCGGAAACGAAGTTACCACAGCCGACCTCGAAGTTGACGGCGCGATGACGGCGTGGATGCTGGAAACGCTCAATCCGAGCCTGCTGCAGACTATCGAAGGCCAGCCGGTGTTTGTCCACGCGGGGCCGTTCGCAAATATCGCGATAGGCCAAAGCTCGATTATCGCCGACAGGGTCGCCACGAAATTGTCAGAATATCACGTTACAGAAAGTGGTTTCGGCGCTGACATCGGCTTCGAGAAGTTCTGGAACTTAAAGTGCCGGATGTCGGGCCTTAAACCCGACGCGGTGGTTATTGTCGCCACCATTCGGGCGCTAAAGATGCACGGCGGCGGCCCCGTGGTCAAGCCGGGATTACCGCTCGATAAGGAATACACAAAAGAAAATCTCAAGTGGGTCGAGGATGGCTGCGACAATCTTATCGCTCATATTGAAACGGTGAAGAAAAGCGGTGTCCGTCCCGTTGTCTGCATAAACGGCTTCAGCGCCGATACCAAAGCCGAAATCGAACTGGCGCGTAAAATTTCGGAACAAAACGGCGCTTTGGCGGCATATTCGGAACACTGGCTGAAAGGCGGAGACGGCGCAATCGAGCTTGCCGAAACCGTCATTGCGGCCTGCAAGGAAAAGAGTAAATTCAAATTCCTCTATGAATTGGGGACACCTTTGCGAAAACAGGTGGAATTAATCGCCAAAGAAGTTTACGGCGCCGATGGTGTTACATACACAGAAGAAGCATTGAAAAAGGCGGAAGCCCTCGAAAAGAACGAGGATTTCAAGAACTTCGGCACGTGTATGGTCAAGACGCACTTGAGTCTGTCTCATAATCCTGATTTTAAGGGCCGGCCAAAGGGATGGAAACTTCCAATTCGCGACTTTATGGTGTATAAAGGGGCAGGTTTTATCGTACCGCTGGCAGGCGAGATTAAGCTGATGCCTGGCACAAGCTCGGACCCGGCTTTTAGGCGCATCGACGTGGACTTAAAAACCGGAAAAGTAACGGGAATGTTTTAG
- the folD gene encoding bifunctional methylenetetrahydrofolate dehydrogenase/methenyltetrahydrofolate cyclohydrolase FolD, translating to MAAKIIDGKQVAAEMQAELKKEAASLKQENIVPGLGVILVGEDPASQSYVTAKERACAELGIYSDDNRLPADITQKDLIALINKMNADPKINGILVQLPLPKHLNEGEVLLAISPDKDVDGFHPTNIGKMVAGQPAFLPCTPHGVIKLLQRNGVKIEGAHVVVVGRSNIVGKPIANMLIQKSQTGNATVTVCHTKTKDLAHHTRQADIIIAAAGRPKTITADMVKDGAAVIDVGVNRVKDATKKSGYRLTGDVDFEAVKEKASVITPVPGGVGPMTITMLLYNTVESAKRAAGKI from the coding sequence ATGGCAGCAAAAATCATCGACGGAAAACAAGTAGCAGCGGAAATGCAGGCAGAGCTGAAAAAAGAAGCAGCATCGCTGAAACAAGAAAATATCGTGCCTGGACTGGGAGTCATCCTCGTAGGTGAGGACCCCGCATCACAATCTTATGTTACTGCAAAAGAACGCGCGTGCGCAGAATTGGGGATTTACTCCGATGATAACCGTCTGCCTGCAGATATCACACAGAAGGACTTGATTGCTCTAATCAACAAAATGAATGCCGACCCAAAAATAAACGGTATCCTGGTCCAGCTGCCTCTGCCCAAACATCTCAATGAAGGCGAAGTTCTTCTCGCAATCAGCCCTGACAAGGACGTCGATGGTTTTCATCCGACCAATATCGGCAAAATGGTGGCGGGACAGCCGGCATTTTTGCCCTGCACGCCGCACGGCGTCATTAAACTTTTGCAGCGTAACGGCGTTAAAATCGAAGGCGCCCACGTAGTAGTCGTCGGACGCAGCAATATCGTCGGCAAGCCCATTGCGAATATGCTCATTCAGAAAAGTCAAACCGGCAACGCCACCGTAACGGTCTGCCACACAAAAACAAAAGACCTTGCCCACCACACCCGCCAAGCCGATATTATCATTGCCGCCGCAGGCAGGCCCAAAACTATAACCGCGGACATGGTAAAGGACGGCGCAGCCGTAATTGATGTGGGCGTCAACCGCGTTAAAGATGCTACCAAGAAAAGCGGATATCGGCTGACCGGCGATGTTGATTTTGAAGCAGTCAAGGAAAAGGCGAGCGTGATTACTCCTGTCCCCGGCGGAGTCGGACCGATGACTATAACAATGCTGCTCTACAATACAGTGGAATCCGCCAAGAGGGCTGCCGGGAAAATTTAA
- a CDS encoding AsmA family protein — MKKSLKKIVWVILPAVLILAAVAAIAIDIFADHALKMGIEVAATKALNVGVSVGDVDLQIFAGKLSISNLSVNNPPGYRYDKLLELKSAKIEVDVRALLGERVDIKEIKLDGVNIFLEQRGVSGNNLQDVMKAVSDRRKAEGKSGKDGKKIHVNNIEITDVIVKAKLLPVPGKVDTITFNLDPIVMTDLGRDNDLDTAELSRKILAAIVAGVADKGTGVLPNEMIAAMKSTLGTTIQLGKTATKEGTKLLKESKGRSWEFAYVLRSLLKKLTGQN; from the coding sequence ATGAAAAAATCTTTAAAAAAAATTGTGTGGGTTATTCTGCCGGCTGTTCTGATTCTGGCTGCCGTTGCGGCGATAGCCATTGATATTTTTGCCGACCATGCCTTAAAAATGGGTATCGAGGTCGCGGCGACCAAAGCCTTAAACGTCGGGGTAAGTGTGGGGGATGTCGACCTGCAAATTTTCGCAGGCAAGCTTAGCATTAGTAATCTTTCAGTTAATAATCCGCCTGGTTATCGGTACGATAAGCTGCTTGAGCTGAAAAGTGCCAAAATCGAAGTTGATGTAAGGGCGCTTCTGGGTGAGAGGGTTGATATAAAAGAAATCAAACTCGATGGAGTAAATATCTTTCTTGAGCAAAGAGGTGTTTCCGGTAATAACCTTCAAGATGTGATGAAAGCGGTGTCCGATCGGCGAAAAGCCGAAGGCAAATCTGGAAAAGACGGGAAAAAAATCCACGTCAATAACATCGAAATTACTGACGTAATAGTTAAGGCAAAGTTGCTGCCTGTCCCCGGAAAGGTAGATACCATTACGTTTAATCTTGACCCTATCGTGATGACCGATTTAGGCCGCGATAACGACTTGGATACGGCCGAATTGTCCAGGAAGATCTTGGCAGCCATAGTAGCCGGCGTGGCGGATAAAGGGACAGGTGTTTTGCCTAACGAGATGATTGCTGCCATGAAGTCAACCCTTGGCACGACCATACAACTGGGCAAAACCGCTACGAAAGAAGGAACAAAGCTTTTAAAAGAAAGCAAAGGCAGAAGCTGGGAATTTGCATATGTCCTCAGGAGTCTGCTGAAAAAACTCACGGGACAAAACTAA
- the murA gene encoding UDP-N-acetylglucosamine 1-carboxyvinyltransferase, with protein MDIFRIEGPVRLSGAVNVNGSKNASLPIMAATMLAAGKSVIKAVPYLSDITVFGQLLDQLGCGFTRKPNGDLCIDSETIDNPVGEYDIVRRMRASVCILGPLLARCGRVEVSMPGGCAIGDRPIDIHLRGLSELGAKIHLKNGYVVAEAPKNGLRGKDIFMGGPFGSTVLGTANVLMAATLAKGKTTIESAACEPEIVDLANCLTKMGAKINGIGSPRLIIEGVKELAPAEHQVIPDRIEAGTFMVAAAITSGSLHIQNCRLEDMMAVVDRLRSIGVTVEAADDGCVVARKSSTIKPADITTQPYPGFPTDLQAQFMALLSLAKGNSIVIEKVFPDRFMHIAELNRMAANLRKEGPTVIVAGVKKLIAAPVMASDLRASAALVLAGMVAEGTTIVNRVYHIDRGYEKIEEKLNLVGAKIFREPAESLAGEKV; from the coding sequence ATGGATATATTTCGCATCGAAGGGCCTGTCCGGCTTTCGGGGGCCGTTAATGTAAATGGTTCCAAAAACGCTTCTTTGCCGATAATGGCCGCCACTATGTTAGCTGCCGGCAAATCGGTTATAAAAGCCGTGCCATATCTTTCTGATATTACCGTTTTTGGCCAGCTGCTTGACCAATTGGGTTGCGGATTTACACGAAAACCAAACGGGGATTTGTGCATCGATTCGGAAACAATTGATAATCCGGTTGGCGAGTATGACATTGTCCGCAGAATGCGGGCGAGTGTTTGCATACTCGGCCCGTTGCTTGCTCGCTGCGGCAGGGTGGAGGTTTCAATGCCGGGCGGATGCGCTATTGGCGACAGGCCCATCGACATTCATCTGCGGGGCCTTTCTGAGCTTGGCGCGAAAATCCATCTTAAAAACGGCTATGTTGTCGCCGAGGCGCCTAAGAACGGATTGAGGGGGAAAGATATTTTTATGGGCGGGCCCTTTGGCTCGACTGTATTAGGCACGGCAAATGTGTTAATGGCCGCAACACTGGCCAAGGGTAAGACGACTATCGAGTCGGCTGCCTGCGAACCGGAAATAGTTGATTTGGCGAACTGCCTTACCAAAATGGGTGCTAAGATAAACGGTATCGGTTCACCCAGGCTGATTATCGAAGGAGTTAAAGAGTTGGCCCCGGCCGAACATCAGGTAATTCCCGACAGAATCGAGGCCGGGACTTTTATGGTTGCTGCCGCTATAACGTCAGGCTCGCTTCATATTCAGAATTGTCGGCTCGAGGATATGATGGCTGTTGTTGACAGGTTAAGAAGTATTGGGGTAACAGTCGAAGCCGCAGACGATGGCTGTGTCGTTGCCCGCAAAAGCTCAACAATTAAACCGGCTGATATTACCACACAGCCTTATCCGGGTTTTCCTACCGATTTGCAGGCTCAGTTTATGGCACTTCTGTCACTTGCCAAAGGTAATAGCATTGTGATTGAAAAAGTTTTTCCTGACAGGTTTATGCACATCGCTGAACTGAATCGAATGGCGGCGAATTTGCGCAAAGAAGGGCCTACGGTCATAGTAGCGGGTGTAAAGAAACTGATTGCCGCCCCTGTAATGGCCTCTGACCTGAGGGCGTCGGCGGCGCTGGTTCTCGCCGGTATGGTTGCTGAAGGCACCACAATTGTCAACAGAGTTTATCACATCGACCGCGGCTATGAAAAAATCGAAGAAAAATTGAATCTGGTCGGTGCAAAAATCTTTCGTGAGCCTGCTGAAAGTTTGGCCGGAGAGAAAGTTTAG
- a CDS encoding type II CAAX endopeptidase family protein, translated as MNIPEIIKSACGEVSYTIAIDFVIFLAGLLIFGNWLLKTSLGRKSLSDSVPRRNNMPLYLPFVSLFIWFGAVSLATSVTEKFLPALQDWQKAFLDNLILCIGEITAIAAVVLLARASFARRLKGFGVNFRTIHKDIPAALLNLVSVWPLIAVMLILTMHVGKLIIGPDFELQPHEELETIRAYSQLPVRALIIVTAIAIVPVFEEMLFRGLFQTMLRSILAKPWPSIAISSGLFVLAHSNAGHWPALFVLSVCMGYSYEKSGSLLRPIFIHAIFNAISIIGTLYNI; from the coding sequence ATGAATATTCCTGAGATTATTAAATCCGCCTGCGGCGAAGTCAGCTACACAATCGCAATTGACTTCGTTATTTTCCTTGCAGGACTATTAATATTCGGCAACTGGCTGCTCAAAACATCCTTAGGCAGAAAATCTTTATCCGATTCGGTGCCGCGCCGAAACAATATGCCTCTCTATTTGCCATTTGTTTCGCTGTTTATCTGGTTCGGGGCTGTCTCGCTCGCAACATCAGTTACAGAAAAATTTTTGCCCGCCCTGCAGGACTGGCAAAAGGCTTTCCTGGATAATCTTATCCTCTGCATTGGAGAGATAACAGCAATAGCGGCAGTTGTTTTGCTGGCAAGAGCCAGTTTTGCCCGGCGATTAAAGGGGTTCGGGGTAAATTTCAGGACAATTCACAAAGATATTCCCGCAGCTTTGCTGAACTTGGTTTCTGTCTGGCCTCTTATAGCAGTGATGTTAATCCTGACGATGCACGTCGGCAAACTTATCATAGGGCCTGATTTTGAATTACAACCGCACGAGGAACTCGAAACGATAAGAGCATATTCGCAACTGCCGGTCAGGGCGCTGATTATCGTTACTGCCATAGCGATAGTGCCTGTGTTTGAAGAAATGCTTTTTCGCGGCCTGTTTCAAACAATGCTGCGTTCTATTTTAGCAAAACCCTGGCCATCAATTGCAATAAGCTCCGGCTTATTCGTACTGGCACATTCAAATGCGGGACATTGGCCGGCCCTGTTTGTGCTCTCGGTGTGTATGGGTTATTCGTATGAAAAGAGCGGCTCGCTGCTGCGTCCTATCTTTATTCACGCAATTTTCAACGCAATCAGCATCATAGGAACTTTATATAACATATAA